A genomic segment from Pyrodictium occultum encodes:
- a CDS encoding DNA double-strand break repair nuclease NurA — protein sequence MPRLAGDWFVDLFTSEAEKLIESIRLRGGGRQLEGLPSYWWVPGLPEPAGNRRVAAVDGGGGLEPAGGAGALYIARAYGYVEAGEPERGLELRYYPVRESRVLDALRSWLEHRIAVRLALRLPPGSVLLMDGSLWVTVTAGLTALAKLASHGAQSLGLVYTALLSGYMLAEIAGLVRAARERGVTVAYVSKDHGFRALKEKVLLEAVAERVRALQPLASRALDYYPLAFREQLLEARRLVPHELRGAFDAALDMSYRDSFFIADAAGQGPGYSWVLRMPPPLRLSRALARGGIKGLVERAASRAEALLAGEPEAEEFRSLAERLPGLLDELPCSRMIYVRLGAGDAPLLAEFPGEPGCYYSPGRVLEEPGAREEELVAVLRAGYAGPEYYNVQLVAAHMNATLTSSQLAGYIRLLEQLAAARGLQLRLARRSIMGRTLARRRRRLV from the coding sequence GTGCCAAGGCTGGCCGGCGACTGGTTCGTAGACCTCTTCACGAGCGAGGCCGAGAAGCTCATAGAGTCTATCAGGCTGCGGGGCGGCGGCCGGCAGCTTGAGGGGCTCCCCTCCTACTGGTGGGTGCCTGGGCTCCCCGAGCCTGCCGGGAATAGGCGGGTCGCGGCCGTCGACGGGGGCGGGGGCCTGGAGCCCGCGGGGGGCGCCGGGGCCCTCTACATAGCCAGGGCCTACGGCTACGTGGAGGCGGGGGAGCCGGAGAGGGGGCTGGAGCTGCGCTACTACCCCGTCCGCGAGTCCAGGGTGCTGGACGCGCTCCGGAGCTGGCTGGAGCACAGGATAGCTGTGAGGCTGGCCCTGCGCCTGCCGCCGGGGAGCGTGCTGCTAATGGATGGCAGCCTCTGGGTCACGGTTACCGCCGGGCTGACCGCCCTGGCGAAGCTCGCCAGCCACGGGGCTCAGAGCCTGGGGCTGGTCTACACCGCGCTCCTCAGCGGCTACATGCTCGCCGAGATAGCGGGGCTCGTGAGGGCCGCGAGGGAGAGGGGCGTAACGGTAGCCTACGTCTCGAAGGACCACGGGTTCAGGGCGCTGAAGGAGAAGGTGCTCCTGGAGGCGGTGGCGGAGAGGGTGAGGGCGCTCCAGCCCCTCGCCTCGAGGGCGCTCGACTACTACCCGCTAGCCTTCCGGGAGCAGCTGCTGGAGGCGAGGAGGCTCGTCCCCCACGAGCTGCGCGGCGCGTTCGACGCCGCGCTGGATATGAGCTACCGGGACAGCTTCTTCATAGCCGACGCCGCCGGCCAGGGCCCGGGGTACAGCTGGGTCCTCCGCATGCCCCCTCCGCTGAGGCTCAGCAGGGCGCTGGCGAGGGGCGGGATCAAGGGCCTGGTAGAGCGCGCGGCCTCCCGGGCCGAGGCCCTCCTGGCGGGGGAGCCGGAGGCGGAGGAGTTCCGCTCGCTCGCCGAGAGGCTGCCGGGGCTGCTGGACGAGCTACCCTGCAGCAGGATGATCTACGTGAGGCTGGGGGCGGGGGATGCCCCGCTCCTCGCCGAGTTCCCCGGAGAGCCGGGCTGCTACTACTCCCCCGGCAGGGTGCTGGAGGAGCCGGGCGCCCGGGAGGAGGAGCTGGTGGCGGTGCTCCGCGCCGGCTACGCCGGCCCCGAGTACTATAACGTGCAGCTCGTGGCCGCGCACATGAACGCCACCCTCACCTCCAGCCAGCTTGCAGGCTACATTAGGCTCCTGGAGCAGCTCGCCGCGGCCCGGGGGCTGCAGCTGCGCCTGGCCAGGAGGAGCATTATGGGCAGGACGCTGGCCCGGCGGAGGCGCCGCCTCGTCTAG
- a CDS encoding ABC transporter substrate-binding protein: protein MAARRAWIAVAAALAAIAAVAAALLIHGGGPGAQAPETGTAGQQGAALPVVRVGTLRGGISSLDVIKELGLDRKHGIDVRVVYFTKTLDLANALARGDLDAAVIPAEFVAKLREHGSDVVIIAVDFYQNQAVVARRGSGIETVQDLRGRRVGMFKPTGTYAMFKAYMRVLYGIDVEKEMQLVDAPPPQLLQAFERGDVAAVVLWEPLVSKMVADMGGRIVATYSGFWRSWNGSVGDNGVMVVYAARGSWARSHPGLVERLQEARAEAARKWNRDKALAASILVKGYGLSEGAAELCWKRVRMNEEKGLTESMVENILAVWRLAREGGYISSSPESLAEGAFWQAGR from the coding sequence GTGGCGGCCCGACGCGCCTGGATAGCGGTGGCAGCCGCGCTGGCCGCTATAGCCGCTGTAGCTGCGGCCCTCCTGATCCACGGGGGCGGGCCTGGCGCCCAGGCGCCGGAGACGGGCACAGCGGGCCAGCAGGGCGCCGCCCTGCCGGTAGTGCGTGTCGGCACGCTGCGCGGCGGCATCTCGAGCCTCGACGTCATAAAGGAGCTGGGGCTCGACAGGAAGCATGGTATAGACGTGAGGGTGGTCTACTTCACCAAGACGCTCGACCTCGCCAATGCACTGGCGCGTGGAGACCTAGACGCGGCTGTGATACCGGCGGAGTTCGTGGCCAAGCTCCGCGAGCACGGCAGCGACGTTGTCATAATAGCTGTCGACTTCTACCAGAACCAGGCGGTGGTCGCCAGGCGCGGCTCTGGGATCGAGACGGTCCAGGATCTCCGGGGCCGCAGGGTGGGCATGTTCAAGCCCACCGGCACATACGCCATGTTCAAGGCCTATATGAGGGTCCTCTACGGCATCGACGTTGAGAAGGAGATGCAGCTCGTGGACGCGCCGCCGCCCCAGCTGCTCCAGGCGTTCGAGAGGGGCGACGTGGCCGCGGTGGTCCTCTGGGAGCCCCTGGTCTCTAAGATGGTCGCCGACATGGGCGGCAGGATAGTGGCTACATACAGCGGCTTCTGGCGCAGCTGGAACGGCAGCGTCGGCGACAACGGGGTCATGGTGGTCTACGCCGCCAGGGGCAGCTGGGCCCGGAGCCACCCCGGGCTCGTGGAGCGGCTCCAGGAGGCCAGGGCGGAGGCGGCCAGGAAGTGGAACCGGGATAAGGCCCTGGCGGCCTCCATACTCGTCAAGGGCTATGGGCTCAGCGAGGGGGCGGCGGAGCTTTGCTGGAAGAGGGTAAGGATGAACGAGGAGAAGGGCCTCACCGAGAGCATGGTGGAGAACATTCTGGCAGTCTGGAGGCTGGCCCGGGAGGGTGGCTACATCAGCTCAAGCCCGGAGTCTCTGGCGGAGGGCGCGTTCTGGCAGGCTGGGCGGTAG
- a CDS encoding ABC transporter ATP-binding protein produces MGGAAEAAVARVEAREVWKSYNGRPVLAGVSVEARGSEIVGIVGPNGSGKTTLLRIIAGLERPDKGRVVVRGRALLVFQENLLLPWKRLRDNIALGLRYRGAPRRVVEERIAWAARLLGIEEHLDKYPGEVSGGTARKAAVARMLVLDPDILLLDEPLAGLDVESRRSLLEAVDAIAHRHGKTVVIVDHILDEVAYYADRVYVLTQPPARVEAEVELRDAPRAERLAIVYEALSRVYRERGRLALPERVERDALPG; encoded by the coding sequence ATGGGCGGCGCTGCCGAGGCAGCAGTAGCGAGGGTCGAGGCCCGGGAGGTATGGAAGAGCTACAACGGCCGCCCCGTGCTGGCAGGGGTCAGCGTGGAGGCTCGCGGCTCGGAGATCGTCGGGATAGTGGGCCCCAACGGCTCGGGGAAGACGACGCTCCTCCGCATAATAGCTGGGCTCGAGAGGCCCGACAAGGGCAGGGTGGTGGTGAGGGGGAGGGCGCTGCTGGTGTTTCAAGAGAACCTCCTCCTCCCCTGGAAGAGGCTCCGCGACAACATAGCCCTGGGGCTGCGCTACCGGGGCGCCCCGCGCCGGGTGGTGGAGGAGAGGATTGCCTGGGCGGCCAGGCTCCTTGGGATAGAGGAGCACCTCGACAAGTACCCCGGGGAGGTGAGCGGCGGCACGGCCAGGAAGGCGGCGGTGGCCAGGATGCTCGTCCTGGACCCGGATATACTCCTCCTCGACGAGCCCCTGGCTGGGCTCGACGTGGAGTCGCGGCGCAGCCTGCTGGAGGCCGTCGATGCTATAGCCCACCGGCACGGCAAGACAGTCGTGATAGTGGACCATATACTGGACGAGGTAGCCTACTATGCTGACCGGGTCTACGTGCTCACCCAGCCCCCGGCGAGGGTCGAGGCCGAGGTGGAGCTGCGCGACGCCCCCCGGGCGGAGCGGCTGGCCATCGTCTACGAGGCGCTGAGCCGCGTCTACCGGGAGCGCGGCAGACTAGCCCTCCCCGAGCGGGTTGAGCGCGACGCCCTCCCGGGCTAG
- a CDS encoding 4-phosphopantoate--beta-alanine ligase encodes MEEGGHGIPRSHPRYWSLVLRERLVEAMREGIVVPQGLIAHGRGECFDYLIGEETQWFAREAARAAAALLLLAEHPVISVNGNAAALAADELVRLSKLLDAPLEVNLFYRTEERVRRIAELLRRKGARRVLGVEDATARIPGLPHPRGMVSPEGILRADVVLVALEDGDRAEALRRMGKRVIAIDLNPLSRTARMADVTIVDNIVRAVPLIAGEIEKLRGRPRSELGEIVQGYDNNRVLAGALLHIRERLEKLAREGVALNPLGEG; translated from the coding sequence ATGGAGGAAGGGGGACACGGGATACCGAGGAGCCACCCCAGGTACTGGAGCCTGGTGCTCCGCGAGAGGCTCGTGGAGGCCATGCGGGAGGGCATAGTAGTGCCCCAGGGCCTCATAGCCCATGGGAGGGGCGAGTGCTTCGACTACCTGATAGGCGAGGAGACCCAGTGGTTCGCCCGGGAGGCGGCCCGGGCCGCGGCCGCGCTGCTCCTCCTCGCGGAGCACCCCGTGATATCGGTGAACGGTAACGCCGCCGCCCTTGCCGCGGATGAGCTGGTGAGGCTATCGAAGCTCCTCGACGCGCCGCTGGAGGTGAACCTGTTCTACCGGACGGAAGAGAGGGTCCGGAGGATAGCGGAGCTCCTCCGCCGCAAGGGAGCCCGCCGCGTCCTCGGCGTGGAGGATGCAACCGCTCGTATACCGGGGCTCCCCCACCCCAGGGGCATGGTAAGCCCCGAGGGGATCCTCAGGGCAGACGTAGTGCTCGTGGCGCTGGAGGACGGAGACCGGGCCGAGGCGCTCCGGAGGATGGGGAAGCGCGTGATAGCGATAGACCTTAACCCGCTGAGCCGCACCGCGAGGATGGCGGACGTGACGATAGTGGATAACATCGTGCGCGCCGTCCCCCTCATAGCAGGGGAGATCGAGAAGCTGCGAGGGAGACCCAGGAGTGAGCTGGGGGAGATCGTCCAGGGCTACGACAACAACAGGGTGCTGGCGGGGGCGCTGCTCCACATAAGAGAGCGGCTGGAGAAGCTAGCCCGGGAGGGCGTCGCGCTCAACCCGCTCGGGGAGGGCTAG
- a CDS encoding radical SAM protein, which produces MRARARLGLRRTASWGRRGVYMVEEPLPLMGVIQFGVIDRGTNVLQVRPTTVCPLSCIFCSVDAGPGSRWRQAEYLVEPGWLAHWVGRAAAEKGVAVEALIDGVGEPLSYPWLPRLVRLLKSIPLVASVAAETHGETLTRELVDRLEEAGLDRINLSIETLDPEKARRLAATPWYDVERVKRMAEYIARETSIDLHVTPVWLPGVNDEDVVEIVEWAYRIGAGKRWPPVTVQKYIAHRHGRRPPGVQEPSWEEYWSWLRELERRTGRRLTWSMEEWGMRPAPRVRHPLRRGQVAKLQVVGPGWLRGELLAATLDMKRLVTLVGVRGLEPGDVALARITRDRDGIFIARPV; this is translated from the coding sequence TTGAGGGCCAGGGCCAGGCTCGGGCTCAGGAGAACCGCCTCCTGGGGCCGCCGCGGGGTCTACATGGTGGAGGAGCCGCTGCCGCTAATGGGGGTCATACAGTTCGGGGTCATAGACAGGGGCACCAACGTGCTCCAGGTGAGGCCCACCACGGTGTGCCCCCTCTCCTGCATATTCTGCAGCGTCGACGCGGGCCCGGGGAGCAGGTGGAGACAGGCCGAGTACCTGGTTGAGCCGGGCTGGCTGGCCCACTGGGTGGGGAGGGCTGCCGCCGAGAAGGGCGTGGCGGTCGAGGCCCTGATAGACGGGGTTGGCGAGCCCCTCTCCTACCCCTGGCTCCCCCGGCTGGTGCGCCTCCTCAAGTCCATCCCCCTCGTGGCCAGCGTTGCCGCGGAGACCCACGGGGAGACCCTCACCAGGGAGCTGGTGGACCGGCTGGAGGAGGCGGGGCTCGACAGGATAAACCTCAGCATAGAGACGCTCGACCCCGAGAAGGCCCGCCGGCTAGCCGCGACCCCCTGGTACGACGTGGAGCGGGTTAAGAGGATGGCGGAGTACATTGCGAGGGAGACCAGCATAGACCTCCACGTGACCCCCGTCTGGCTCCCAGGCGTCAACGACGAGGACGTCGTGGAGATCGTGGAGTGGGCCTACAGGATCGGGGCTGGAAAGCGCTGGCCCCCAGTCACGGTTCAGAAGTACATCGCCCACCGGCACGGCCGCCGCCCGCCCGGGGTCCAGGAGCCCAGCTGGGAGGAGTACTGGAGCTGGCTCCGCGAGCTGGAGAGGAGGACCGGCAGGAGGCTCACATGGAGCATGGAGGAGTGGGGCATGAGGCCCGCGCCCCGGGTACGCCACCCGCTCCGGAGGGGCCAGGTGGCCAAGCTGCAGGTAGTCGGCCCGGGCTGGCTCCGCGGCGAGCTGCTCGCAGCGACACTGGACATGAAGAGGCTCGTGACCCTCGTCGGCGTCCGCGGCCTCGAGCCCGGCGACGTGGCGCTAGCCAGGATAACCAGGGACCGGGACGGGATATTCATAGCCAGGCCCGTCTAG
- a CDS encoding SAM-dependent methyltransferase, producing MGGAAAPWIPAPVSVVYAALEAAWAGPCDTVYDLGSGDGRAVVIAARDFCVARAVGVEIDPVLVEVSRAKARMDGVADRVEIIEGDFFETSLRGATLVYLYLYKSINERLRPKLEEELGPGARVVTVDFPVPGWVPLYTRRLRDEGDILRTVHVYVIGLSDTRWTRQGERLRERLPELEALAGCRRSPPPGCRPRRGAGRA from the coding sequence TTGGGTGGTGCGGCTGCGCCCTGGATACCGGCGCCGGTCAGCGTAGTCTACGCTGCCCTCGAGGCCGCCTGGGCCGGGCCATGCGACACCGTCTACGACCTGGGCTCGGGGGACGGCCGTGCAGTGGTGATAGCCGCCCGAGACTTCTGCGTGGCCAGGGCCGTCGGGGTCGAGATAGACCCCGTCCTGGTGGAGGTCTCGAGGGCCAAGGCCAGGATGGACGGGGTTGCGGACAGGGTGGAGATAATAGAGGGGGACTTCTTCGAGACTAGCCTGCGGGGCGCCACCCTGGTCTACCTCTACCTCTACAAGAGTATAAACGAGAGGCTCCGCCCCAAGCTCGAGGAGGAGCTGGGGCCCGGCGCCCGGGTGGTCACGGTAGACTTCCCGGTGCCCGGCTGGGTGCCGCTCTACACGCGCAGGCTCCGCGACGAGGGCGACATACTCCGCACGGTGCACGTCTACGTGATAGGGCTCAGCGACACCCGGTGGACCAGGCAGGGGGAGCGGCTGCGGGAGCGGCTCCCAGAGCTGGAGGCTCTCGCGGGCTGCAGGAGGAGCCCCCCGCCCGGATGCAGGCCCCGCCGCGGGGCTGGCAGGGCTTGA
- a CDS encoding tyrosine-type recombinase/integrase, with product MTRFDLPPPPPGLLERSNREAMEAFLAALAAAGASPKTVKAYRAAISDFLDFIAGKPLREVTSSDVSAWIYERLTRGLRRPRSPGGGSLDERRERQTTMHYYTLFLRGFLEWLGLPVKVPVVRKPRSPRIEALRPEEVERLLNAARDPLDLLIVALLFETGLRAQEAVGLRLRDIDTARREIRVRNAKYGEERVVLYGPLTEQALALWLALNPGLGPDDPLLGISYSGLYKRLKSLARRAGLDPRRVRPHVLRHTFATEALRRGVPLPVVQRLLGHHDIKVTQIYLHLLDEDLRAAYQRAFAAQQPPPPATWQYPQPWPAAPQPQQQWWTSPAYPAASGAAAAGPQPYPYPYQPQPPPVQPAYPQQAGSQAPGAAGGGKGDEERRRRG from the coding sequence ATGACACGCTTCGACCTCCCGCCGCCCCCGCCGGGGCTGCTCGAGAGGAGCAACCGGGAGGCGATGGAGGCCTTCCTCGCAGCGCTCGCCGCCGCCGGCGCCAGCCCGAAGACCGTGAAGGCGTACCGGGCGGCAATAAGCGACTTCCTAGACTTCATAGCCGGGAAGCCTCTCCGCGAGGTGACGAGCAGCGACGTCTCAGCCTGGATATACGAACGTCTCACCCGGGGGCTCAGGAGGCCCAGGAGCCCCGGCGGCGGGTCCCTCGACGAGAGGAGGGAGAGGCAGACAACGATGCACTACTACACGCTCTTCCTCCGTGGCTTCCTCGAGTGGCTGGGCCTCCCGGTTAAGGTCCCCGTGGTGAGGAAGCCCAGGAGCCCCAGGATCGAGGCGCTCCGCCCGGAGGAGGTTGAGAGGCTCCTCAACGCGGCCCGCGACCCGCTGGACCTCCTGATAGTGGCGCTCCTCTTCGAGACCGGGCTCCGCGCCCAGGAGGCGGTAGGGCTCCGGCTACGCGATATAGACACGGCTAGGCGGGAGATAAGGGTGAGGAACGCCAAGTACGGCGAGGAGCGCGTTGTCCTCTACGGGCCCCTAACGGAGCAGGCCCTGGCCCTCTGGCTAGCCCTGAACCCCGGCCTCGGGCCGGACGACCCGCTGCTGGGGATAAGCTACAGTGGGCTCTACAAGAGGCTGAAGAGCCTCGCCCGCCGCGCCGGCCTCGACCCGAGGAGGGTGAGGCCCCACGTGCTCCGCCACACATTCGCCACCGAGGCGCTCCGCCGCGGCGTGCCGCTCCCCGTGGTGCAGAGGCTGCTAGGCCACCACGATATCAAGGTGACCCAGATCTACCTACACCTGCTGGACGAGGACCTGCGCGCCGCTTACCAGCGCGCCTTCGCCGCCCAGCAGCCCCCGCCGCCAGCCACGTGGCAGTACCCGCAGCCATGGCCCGCGGCCCCCCAGCCCCAGCAGCAGTGGTGGACGTCCCCGGCCTACCCAGCCGCCTCCGGTGCAGCCGCCGCCGGCCCCCAGCCCTACCCCTACCCATACCAGCCCCAGCCGCCTCCGGTGCAGCCCGCCTACCCCCAGCAGGCCGGCAGCCAGGCGCCGGGCGCGGCGGGCGGCGGGAAGGGAGACGAGGAGAGGAGGCGCCGCGGCTAG
- a CDS encoding ABC transporter permease subunit, with protein sequence MPGVEESIIFLAEEGPGKVLRNTLLTLARSLAGFTLGTAAALALGLLYTLGPLARETLRAVNTVLQSVSVLVWVVVLVMLFGVLSPLPPVLVAALVALPIMLSSLLSGLESANPRLLELAAVLGAGRWSLYKDFLLPSLLPSLVGAGRAALGAALRISVVAEAFGSSGGIGYMIASYYSLAEPRGVFAWGLLLVTLMVALDKLVLERLEEWARRWAALPRQQ encoded by the coding sequence GTGCCCGGCGTGGAGGAGTCAATAATCTTCCTGGCGGAGGAGGGCCCGGGGAAGGTGCTCCGGAACACGCTCCTCACACTAGCCAGGTCGCTGGCCGGCTTCACGCTGGGCACGGCCGCCGCCCTCGCGCTGGGCCTCCTCTACACCCTGGGCCCTCTGGCGCGGGAGACGCTGAGGGCAGTCAACACGGTGCTCCAGAGCGTCTCCGTCCTGGTGTGGGTTGTGGTCCTGGTCATGCTCTTCGGCGTGCTGAGCCCCCTGCCCCCGGTGCTGGTAGCCGCCCTCGTAGCGCTGCCGATAATGCTGTCCTCCCTCCTCTCCGGCCTCGAATCCGCCAACCCGAGGCTCCTCGAGCTCGCCGCAGTGCTCGGCGCGGGCCGCTGGAGCCTCTACAAGGACTTCCTCCTGCCGAGCCTCCTCCCGTCCCTCGTGGGCGCCGGCCGCGCCGCCCTCGGAGCGGCTCTGCGGATAAGCGTCGTTGCCGAGGCGTTCGGGAGCAGCGGCGGGATAGGCTACATGATAGCTTCCTACTACAGCCTCGCCGAGCCCCGGGGAGTGTTCGCCTGGGGGCTGCTCCTCGTAACCCTCATGGTGGCCCTGGATAAGCTTGTCCTCGAGAGGCTGGAGGAGTGGGCCCGGAGATGGGCGGCGCTGCCGAGGCAGCAGTAG
- the acs gene encoding acetate--CoA ligase produces MTEEQGLPFGEKYIPAIKQLMEIRRESLDNLEKFWDEKARALIWFKYWDKVLDDSNPPFYRWFVGGVTNITVNALDRWMNTEVKSKVAYYWEGEPGDTRVISYYELWREVNRFAQVLKNLGVKPDDRVVIYMPMIPELPIAMLAAARIGAIHSVVFSGFSPKALADRIVDAKAKVLITADGYYRRGKVINLKKNADEGVKLAEEQGVKVEKVLVVKRSGLNLDVNMVEGRDYWYDELAKEVPHNVYVPPEPRKSDDVLFILYSSGTTGKPKGIMHSVGGYMVWVYWSFKWTWDPRPDDVMWTAADIGWITGHTYIVYAPLMHGMTNVMYEGAPDYPQPDRVWEIIEKYRVTILYTSPTAIRLFRKYGDEWVKKHDLSSLRLLGTVGEPINPDVWKWYYEVVGGGKLPIVDTWWQTETGAAMIAPAPGIALVPLKPGSATYPLPGVDADVFNDKGEPAKPGEKGYLVIKKPWPGMLMGLWGDPQRYIRTYWQRFSQPDKGIWIYYPADYAVKDEDGYIWMLGRADEVLNVAGHRLGTTEIEDAILTHPAVAEAAVVGIPDPIKGEVPLAVVVLREGYKPSKELEEEIKQSVRKALSPIAVPSRVLFVNKLPKTRSGKIMRRLVKAVATGAPLGDVSTLEDEASVEEIKKAWEEFKKAVEESERLLRESS; encoded by the coding sequence ATGACTGAGGAGCAGGGCCTACCTTTCGGCGAGAAGTACATCCCTGCCATCAAGCAGCTGATGGAGATTAGGCGTGAGAGCCTCGATAACCTCGAGAAGTTCTGGGACGAGAAGGCCCGCGCGCTCATCTGGTTCAAGTACTGGGACAAGGTCCTCGACGACTCCAACCCGCCCTTCTACCGCTGGTTCGTGGGCGGCGTCACCAACATAACCGTCAACGCCCTAGACCGCTGGATGAACACCGAGGTCAAGAGCAAGGTCGCCTACTACTGGGAGGGCGAGCCCGGCGACACCAGGGTGATAAGCTACTATGAGCTCTGGCGCGAGGTAAACAGGTTCGCCCAGGTCCTCAAGAACCTCGGGGTTAAGCCCGACGACCGCGTGGTAATCTATATGCCTATGATACCCGAGCTGCCCATAGCCATGCTGGCCGCCGCCAGGATAGGCGCTATACACAGCGTTGTGTTCAGCGGCTTCAGCCCCAAGGCGCTCGCCGACCGCATAGTGGATGCCAAGGCTAAGGTGCTCATAACCGCCGACGGCTACTACCGCCGCGGCAAGGTCATAAACCTGAAGAAGAACGCTGACGAGGGCGTCAAGCTGGCCGAGGAGCAGGGCGTTAAGGTGGAGAAGGTACTGGTGGTTAAGAGGAGCGGGCTCAACCTCGACGTGAACATGGTTGAGGGCCGCGACTACTGGTACGACGAGCTAGCCAAGGAGGTGCCCCACAACGTCTACGTGCCCCCGGAGCCCAGGAAGAGTGATGACGTACTCTTCATACTCTATAGCAGCGGTACAACCGGCAAGCCTAAGGGCATAATGCACAGCGTCGGCGGCTACATGGTCTGGGTCTACTGGAGCTTCAAGTGGACCTGGGACCCGAGGCCCGACGACGTGATGTGGACCGCCGCGGACATAGGCTGGATAACCGGCCACACCTACATAGTCTACGCGCCCCTCATGCACGGCATGACCAACGTTATGTACGAGGGTGCGCCCGACTACCCGCAGCCCGACCGCGTCTGGGAGATAATAGAGAAGTACAGGGTGACGATACTCTACACGAGCCCGACCGCCATAAGGCTGTTCCGCAAGTACGGCGACGAGTGGGTGAAGAAGCACGACCTCAGCAGCCTCAGGCTGCTCGGCACCGTGGGCGAGCCGATAAACCCCGACGTGTGGAAGTGGTACTACGAGGTCGTCGGCGGCGGCAAGCTCCCGATAGTGGACACCTGGTGGCAGACCGAGACCGGCGCCGCGATGATAGCCCCGGCTCCAGGCATAGCCCTGGTGCCCCTGAAGCCCGGCAGCGCCACGTACCCGCTGCCCGGCGTGGACGCCGACGTGTTCAACGACAAGGGCGAGCCGGCGAAGCCCGGCGAGAAGGGCTACCTCGTGATAAAGAAGCCGTGGCCCGGCATGCTGATGGGGCTCTGGGGCGACCCGCAGCGCTACATAAGGACCTACTGGCAGAGGTTCAGCCAGCCCGATAAGGGGATATGGATCTACTACCCCGCCGACTACGCTGTGAAGGACGAGGACGGCTACATCTGGATGCTGGGCCGCGCGGACGAGGTGCTGAACGTAGCGGGCCACAGGCTGGGCACCACGGAGATAGAGGACGCGATACTAACCCACCCCGCCGTGGCCGAGGCCGCTGTGGTCGGTATACCCGATCCCATCAAGGGCGAGGTGCCCCTCGCCGTAGTGGTGCTCAGGGAGGGCTACAAGCCCAGCAAGGAGCTCGAGGAGGAGATCAAGCAGAGCGTCCGCAAGGCACTGAGCCCGATAGCCGTGCCGAGCAGGGTGCTCTTCGTGAACAAGCTGCCAAAGACCAGGAGCGGCAAGATAATGAGGAGGCTGGTAAAGGCTGTCGCCACCGGCGCCCCGCTGGGCGACGTAAGCACTCTGGAGGACGAGGCCAGCGTAGAGGAGATCAAGAAGGCCTGGGAGGAGTTCAAGAAGGCTGTCGAGGAGAGCGAGCGCCTGCTCCGCGAGAGCAGCTAA
- a CDS encoding O-methyltransferase yields the protein MGPSARLLELLERVEEESARAGIPSIEREDGSALYAVAYLYTLGRGGEGVAAADLGAGIGYSTLWLAGGVEAACTRGCRVVAVEADPWRSRRLREVLGEAGLERTRLEAVQGDALSYLERLGPGSLDIVFVDVDKHEYARVLELLESRLRPGGVAVFHNAYFPRPPGSFFEAVERGPWRSTVVPTRLGLLVAVRA from the coding sequence AGTCCGCCAGGGCCGGGATACCCTCCATCGAGAGGGAGGACGGCTCCGCCCTCTACGCTGTGGCGTACCTCTACACCCTCGGCAGGGGCGGGGAAGGGGTGGCCGCGGCCGACCTGGGGGCCGGGATAGGCTACTCCACCCTGTGGCTCGCCGGGGGCGTCGAGGCAGCCTGCACCAGGGGCTGCCGGGTCGTAGCCGTGGAGGCTGACCCCTGGAGGTCCCGGAGGCTCCGCGAGGTGCTGGGGGAGGCGGGGCTGGAGAGGACGAGGCTGGAGGCGGTCCAGGGCGACGCCCTAAGCTACCTGGAGAGGCTGGGCCCGGGGAGCCTCGACATAGTGTTCGTCGACGTGGATAAGCACGAGTACGCCAGGGTGCTCGAGCTGCTCGAGTCCAGGCTGAGGCCTGGAGGGGTCGCCGTGTTCCACAACGCCTACTTCCCGAGGCCGCCCGGGTCCTTCTTCGAGGCGGTGGAGAGGGGGCCGTGGAGGAGCACCGTGGTGCCCACGAGGCTGGGGCTCCTGGTGGCGGTCAGGGCCTAG